CTGCCCGCCGAGCGCGACTACATCAACCGCTCGCTCGCCCAGGACCGCGCCAACGAACCCGAGCCGGGACCGTTCAGCGACATCTTCAAGTCGGCGACGGTGTGGCGCCTCGTGGTGGTCTATTTCCTCGTGCAGGTCGGCTTCTACGGGCTGAACATGTGGATGCCCACCCTGCTCAAGTCCCTCACCCATGCGGGCTTCGGCGCGGTCGGCCTGATCGCGACACTGCCCTACGTGGTCGCGGGGCTGATGCTCTGGTTCAACGGCTGGTGGGCGGACACCAACCGCCGCTACTCCCGCCACGTCTTCCTGCCCATGACGCTGGCGGCCGTCAGCCTCATCCTGTCGGTGACGGTCGGCGAGGGCATGATCCTGCTGTCCATCTTCTTCCTCTGCCTCGCGATGGGCGGCGCGATGTCCTATGACGGCCCGTTCTGGGCGGCCGCCTCGCGCACGCTGCCCGTCGCCCTCGTCGGCGGCGCCATGGGGCTGATCAACGCGCTCGGCAATCTCGGCGGCTATCTCGGGCCGTTCCTGGGCGGCTATCTCCAGGACAAGACGCACAATTTCTACGCCACGGCGATCCTCTTCGCCATCTCGCTGTTCGCCGCCGGCCTCGTGATGCTGACGATCAGGGTCCGCGAAACGGCCCCGACCGTGCACGGCCCCGCGGTCAGCCCCGCCGAATGAGCCAGTGTCCCGGACACTGGAAAACGATAAGAACAATAGTCTAGCACCAAGCTGACGAAGGCACCGGCCGGTTCCACCCGCGCCGGTGCCACCTCGTCCATCCCCGAACGCCCCTGAACGCGGTCCATCAACACGGCGGACGAACGCCGGACATGACGCGGCGTTCGCCGCCACCGGCCGCACCCTTCCGGACCACCCGGGCCGCCGGGGGCCAGCGCGCCGGCTCATAGGCTTATGCACAAATGCGATTTGCCGCCGCCCCGGCGTGCTGACTAACGTCCGGTGTCCACTGGAGGTCACCGATGCCGGATACGCCCCTGCGCAACCGCCTCTCCGCGCTTCTCGCCCAGCGTCCGCCCCGGCACACGCTGCCGCAGGCCTTCTACACCGATCCCGAGATCTTCGAGTTCGACCTGCGCGAGATCTACGGCCGCAGCTGGCTGCTCATCGGGCTGGAAACCGAGATCCCCGACCCCGGCAGCTATCTCGCGATGACCATCGGCCGCTCGCCGATCCTCCTGCTCCGCGGGCAGGACGGCGTGCTGCGCGGCTTCTTCAACACCTGCCGCCATCGCGGCGCGCAGATCCTGGCCGATGGCTGCGGCCACGCGCAGCGCCTGCTCTGCCCCTATCACCAGTGGATGTATGACGACACCGGCGCCCTGCGCGGCGCCGGCCGCATGCCGCGCGAGTTCGACAAGTCCGCCCACGGTCTGAACCCGATCCATGTCCGCACCGTCGCCGGCACCGTCTATGTCTGCCTCGCCGCCGAGCCGCCCGAATTCGACGCCTTCCACGACCATCTC
This genomic interval from Acidiphilium multivorum AIU301 contains the following:
- a CDS encoding MFS transporter, with the protein product MSSSTGAAEVGMTRWFRLIPIAMIVYIISFMDRTNIAYAFSGIGHDFHITKADEGTAGGIFFVGYVLLQIPGGWLAEHWSAKKFVAIMICFWGLMALACGLAQNFTQLVIFRFLLGVAEGGIWPATLVLLSHWFPVQERARAYGFWIANLAISSIITQPLSGFIVAGSDWRTLFFVEGALPFIIALPLWLIFIKDRPEDAHWCLPAERDYINRSLAQDRANEPEPGPFSDIFKSATVWRLVVVYFLVQVGFYGLNMWMPTLLKSLTHAGFGAVGLIATLPYVVAGLMLWFNGWWADTNRRYSRHVFLPMTLAAVSLILSVTVGEGMILLSIFFLCLAMGGAMSYDGPFWAAASRTLPVALVGGAMGLINALGNLGGYLGPFLGGYLQDKTHNFYATAILFAISLFAAGLVMLTIRVRETAPTVHGPAVSPAE